The genome window TAatatttttgcttttatttttgctCTTGGGCAGGGAGAGGGGGCAACCATTGCCAAGTATTATCGAGTTAAAAGTCCACATTAAACGAAAACTGGGATTCTCAGGCTGTGGCTAGAGGTGAGATCAAGAGGGGGCAGGCAGGAGGTAGAGAGTGCCCAGGTGAACCTCATCCTCCCTAGGAGAATTATTGCACTAATTAAACATCAAAGGTCAGTCTGTTCACCAAGACCGTTCACATTGATGGTCTTCCAGCAGTTGAACGTTTCTTTCTGGAAAGTGTAATGGTCACCCTGATGAGACCCCACCAACTTCTAGAAGCAGAGCATGTCCTGATGACAGCTTTAGACTCCTcctccaccccatatatatgccCCATCTTCAAACTCCATTCTTCTCTGTCACATTATTTCAGTGAGCATTTGGGGCTCACACAGAGTTTCCTTTGCGGTGGGGGGGGACTCCTTTGGGCACCGCTCAGGCAGCCCTCACCTGCATAGCAAACAGGATTAATTAGTTAGAGTGGGTGAGAGAATGCACAGGCTTCCCAGCCAACTACAACGTGATAAAAGGCAACAGTTCATGCCACTGTTTTTTAAATGGAGGAATCATCACAAGCTTGCCCCTAGCTCTATCCAAGAAGCAATTAACATTGTATGTTGTTATGCCATATGAACAAATCGTGAGATGCTAGAACCAGGGACTGGCATATATAGGGCCCTGATGGTGCTCCATGCAACCTACCCAAGTTGGAGAAGAAACGGAACAGTGGCGAGAGGAAATGGCCAGTGGGGCAGGAAGTGCTGGCGCTTGCCACTGGACTCATCAACCATTTACAACAGCctccaccaacctggtgccttccagatgttttggactacaaccccaatCAGCCTCAGCATCATACAGTGGTATGATGCTGAAGCTGAcaactgcaatccaaaacatctggaaggcaccaggctggcgaaGGCCGATTTACAACATTTTTGGTTTATTGATCAGCTGCCTCTTAACCAGTcaattgtttgttaaatttaataCAGATGGCCCTGTGTATTGACATATCTGTGGCAATATCCGTTTAATTTACTATTTCACAATGCTACTGCTCCTTATTAGAAGGAAATGTAGCCTTCCGCAGGCTCATTTTCCATGCCTTTTCAATTAATGGTTCCTCAACCAAACTTCCCTCAAAAAAGACAGTCCCTCCAGTCAAAAGTTGCCCCCCCCGATTAGTCAAAAAAAGCATTTGTTGATTAATGAGTCCTTTCCACTTTATTCCTCAAAGAGGGTTGTTTGCTAACCAGATAGCTACAGTCACCTTGTGGCAACTTTTCTACCCGGAAACGGCTGAGAGAATCGTCACCCCCTCCGCTCTGGAGAAAAGCACACCACCGATTGGTACAAGTCGTAGATCAGCCCACCCATGGCAGGCTTTGCTTCTAATACCGTCACATCGCAAGGGTTTTTTATCTCAGCGCAGCGGCCCATAGAGTTTTTGCGGTTGCTCATGGCAGCCAGTTGAGCACAGCTGTTCCCTTTGTTCTGGAGAAGAGGCGAGCTCAGGACTGATTTTTCAGCACAGGCATAGCAATAAAAGGTTTGGGGGAGGCCATTGTCCTCTCTTTCCTGCAATCAGTTGCTCAGCTTTAGGCAGCTGAGAGCAGAGCAGGCACAACGGTTTGCTGACATGTTTACTGGAATGAAGCAGAGAAAGACCCTGGATGGTGTCATGGGAGAGTCTATGGTGGTTCCACAAGAGCAGTCGCAATCTGGGTGACAACAATTGGCCTCTAGAGCCGTGCCGTCTCCAAGTGGTCCAACCTCAGGAGATCATGGCCCTCACAGACTTCTCTGCTCTCGGCCATGACGAACTGCAGTGAGACCTTTAAATCAAACAATGAAAAATGGTTGAAAATAATAACAGCCCAACCCCTTCACAGCATGGCAAAGTCACCTCAAGGTTGTTTTTCCCTTGTCCTTTTCTCaagattagtttttttttaaccacACAAGGGAATCTCATGGAAAATCAAGCTCATTGTTGGGGTCAAAAACAAACCAAATTTGGGCTAGACGCATGAGATAATATTTATCATATGATGTGTTGGGCACAACTCTACCATGTGAATGAGATAACTGGCACGTGGCGGAGATAAGCTCATGGTCCATCAGGACAGGAAGGGCTGGCTTGTTGACTTGTTACTACAGGTCTCAACTGATCACAGGGTTTTGTTAAAGCTGATAACAGACATCTAAATCATCTGACCATGTTCCTTTGACTAAAACCTCAATGAGAGGTTGGAACAGAGCCCATGGACAATCATCCATCTTTTTAAGATAGTAAACTGCAGTTAGTCAAAAATGACAGCTAAGTCACTAACAGTCCTATGAAGTGCATCTCTCCAGTCTTCAAACAGCTCCAGTGAGCTCAGCTGAAGGTGCCATTTTTGACCTTTGAAACccaggtgtcctccagatgctttggactacagctcctattatCCTTGATTATTGGCCTTGCTGggtggaggtgatgggagttttAATTCAAACATGTGGAGGGAATCAttgttggtgaaggctgcccaGGAGGACTTGGGAAGCATCGTACCTCATACATGGGCCTAGATCTCAAAGGCGTTTTTCTGAGTATCCCCCATCTTCTGAAGCCAGGCAGGTGAAGACCAGTGACAGGGCCTTTTAAGTTGTGGCACCCTGACCCTGGAAAGCTCATCTGGCTTCTTTTGGGCACCAAGCAAACATCCTGTCATTCACACTCAGACATTTTAGTggctgtgggtggtggtggtggtttagcatttatttatttaactaaatTAAATAACCTGGATTAAATTGCTGCTGTGTTTTAATCTTGATTAATTTTATATATTAATGTGGTATTTCAGTTAGCCATTTCAAGAGGCTTTTGCTTGCTagagcaggatttttttaaaaaaaaaatcagccaaagAACGGGGTTTGCAGCTCTGGACAAAAGCAAAGACCAAATGTCCACTCAGTGGATGCCATCTCAGACACAAGTCTAGGCAATGATACATGAAACATGCCTGGCATTtggggtcacacacacacacacacacacacacacaaaaccatgcCTAGACCTCACAGGCTGAACCCTAAGGAAAGGCAGCCAATGACACGTGTGGAGCCAGAGTAGTTGCAAGGCTCTGTTAGAGGGTGGGCAGgctgtatatacatatatatgtacacacacagcaATTTATTTGGCCAGCTTGAGCATCCTCAGTCTTCAACTGTCCTAAGATTAATGCACAAGACAGGAAGGGCAGAAAGTATGTCTTCACAGACCACACACAGTTAagctagtgatggccaccaattcgaATGGCTTtagaaaggattagacaaattcatggaggataaggttaccaGTGGcaactgaataccaattgctgggaatcacagcacTCAGGTCTgacttttgggcttcccagaggcagctAGCTGGCCCCTGTCAAAAGCTGCCCCCCACATCGATCCAGGAGTTTCAAGGTCTCTGCTTCATCCAAGGAGAAGGTCAGAGTTAGACTCCTGCCTGTTCTGTGGAATTGCTTTGGTTTCGCAGTGTCAAGGCTCTGCAAAACATTACCCACAATCTGAAgcagcctagtgccctccagatgttctagtGCCCTCCAGCGTGTCCAGCGGGtcagggttggtgggagttgcagcccagcaacatctggacagccacacctTCCCCAACCCTGCGCTACTGCAGTTCTACCCCTCTTTTCTTTGTCtattgcaggagtggggaacctgcttCTCTTCAGATGGCACTGGACTGTCCTCAGGCCCTGGCATCACAGCCAATGGCAAGCGTTGTAGGCTAGCGATATCTGGAGGAGCACAGGCGTCCCATCCCTGTGGGACAGGGAAGTGTCGGAGGGTGTTTGTGGGGGGGAGAATGACACAGCGAGCTCTTTTCCAAAGACCATGATAAAAAGCGACAAGAACCTGAATGAGGAGGACGGATCAGGGAGAGCCATACCTTTTTCTTGCGCGTCCGCCTGTGACACAGCCTCAGATTCAGGAGTGTGAGAGTGATCAGAAAGCACCGAATGCTGAAGATGATCTCCACGGAATCCAGGAGGAAGGAGAGACCCCATAGGGCCAGTGCAGAGCTCTGGAGGGAGacgggagggaaggaaggaaggagcacAAGGGGCCTTCATCTTCTTTGGCATCCAAATGCCAACACCTCACTATCATAAAGGCAGGGCCCATGGATTACCTagcccagccttcaccagcctggcaCCCTCCTGATGTttgagactacagctcccatcagccccagccagcacagctgtgctcCCGCCAGTGGCAGCATGatatagccatgctggctggctggggctagtgggagctgtagcccaaaacatctggagggcaccaggttagtgaaggctgatctagacctACTCttctcccctcaaaaaaaatcctaaagaaGGGCCATCAGTCCATTATACCTCCCCATTCTCAGATCATCCCATGCAATTAGGGCAGAGTATATTACAATCCAATATGGGGCAATATGCCGCAGCTGAGTGAATGTGCAACCTATAATGCATCCAAGAGACTTCTACAATCTGCAGAGGATCCTCAGCAGGGGGGAAAACATGCCAAAAGGGTTCCCAGATGCCAAGCTGCTTGGAAAACAAGAGAACCAGACCTAGGACAGTCCCTAACCCTACACTAAAAGACTTTTTCACAGACACCACTAAGGAAGACACATCTCCGCCACTGCTCCCTTGCGGCAGGAGCCCTGTGGACACTTTCCAGACTTACATAGACCCGGGTAGGGTCGAAGGGGCACTCGTGTGTGATCTGGATGAGGTCCACGTCACCAAAGGTGCACAGAGCCAGGAGAGCACGCCCGTTGTTGGCAAACGTGAGGACAATGGCAACCACCAGCCCCATCGAGCAGAGCAGCGAGAGGAGAGCGCTGCTGATGCTGAAGGAGAAAACCGCCCATCTCTGCAAAGAAGAGAACACCTTTGTGGGTCTGCTAGCCAAAGAGGGCAGGTGCATTGCTTGCTATGCTTGCAGGGGGCCAAACTCAGGGCAGACGGCCCAGATCCCTCTCACCCAAAGTCACAATGGGGCTGCATCATCTGTCAGCTCAGAGTACAGTTTCTTGGAGACCCAAAAGACTCCCTGGAACATGCAAAATGTTTGTTTCAGTGTGTGCAATCAAGACAGTGGCTTGTTTGGACTCtgggtattcattcattcattcagaaagatttataaaccacttaatcgtAACCCACTCTATGCAGTATCGGAGGACCCAACTTGAAATCCTGCCTCAGAATCTCAGTGGCTGTTGGAAAATCCCTTTCTCACACTGAAAGCTGCCTTGGACAGCTATTCTTGCTCTCCTGTGCTGTTACAGACCCCCTTTAATTTCAACGGGGCTCACACAGGTGAGCTTTCCCCTGGACTGGATTTTGGAAAAACAAAGGGGAAGCATACACCTCCAGCACACAATGAGCCTTCTCAACGAGCCACCACAAAACAGCTGATGGAGCATCAAACATTTGTTTTaaaggtgctggctggggctgatgggagctctagtccaaaacatctggatggcaccacagTGGTGAAGGCTGCCACAAATGATGCAAGTGTAAACAGCCTTTGTCACTGTAATAATCCTACAATAAATGGTACTGAAGTCTGGAATGAATCTCATAAAAATGGCTTTAACTTTTATACTCAAAGCTGGCTCCAGACCTCAGAGCTTGATTTGCATTTTGGGTGATGCGCTCCCAAGCTTTAAGAGTAAGTCAAGCATTGCATTATGGTGCCATGAAGGATTCACACAGGACTGCAGCGACAGAGACTATTTGCATTATCAGTGACCTATtaatgtttttttatatataacagACAGCAGTTAGAACAAACATTGCATGCTATAGCCAGCCTTTGGCATTCCTTTATCTTCTGGTAGCCCTGGACACCTGTGAGGTTTCAggacacacaagcacacactagAACCTTTTGCAGGCTAAGGGCCCGatccccttctgggcaactttcccgGAACTACatgcagaggcaaaagtgagtgcagCAACGAAAGGAAATTTCACCTGGGCACACACTCCTGTCTCTCCTGCATCCAGGCAAGCATTGCCAGAGATcaggacactttccagccaggccaaaaacactcaaggagggtttgtgaggtgagaggtgtggcctcaggagagtcctgggggccaggaagagaggcctggagggccacattcagcccttgAGCCTGggcttccccacccacccctgctccaGAAGTCGGAAGGGGGCTTAACGTATTTTGACACAGTCAGCTCAAGACCTTTTTGCAACCCCCAGCTTCTGTGTCCCCCGGTCTGAGGTGTCCTCCAGGATCCTAAGAGCagtccagctggatcaggccaaaggcccatcgagtccagcattctGGTCTCACAACCAGgtgcccgtgggaagcctgcaagcaagaaatGAGCGTCATAGCGACTCTTGTGCACTTGCACTGGTAGTGATGCTTTGAAAAGCAATTCAAATGcccttctgtagaatgctccCTTCCTGACTGGCAATGAGGCAAGGCAAGGCGTGGCAAGGcaatcaggcaggcaggcaggcttgcTCATAAGAAGTGGGAAGCTGTCAGACCACTGGTTTGCCTCCtgagacaggcagcagctctccagccctGCAGCCTGCGCTCTCTTAACTGGAGATGGCAGGCACTGAACTAGGCAGAGCTCAAACCCAGCAGTCTGGCTTCTACCCCCCCCCAACATCCACCCACAAAGTGGCACAGGCACCATCCAGGAAAGCTGCTCAAAAGGCGGGCTTGTTCCTCCTAGAACAACCCCAGGAAGGTGTCAGAGAGACATCAGAGAGACCACCCATCGTGAGGGAAGAGGGGGGGGCGGCGGGCGACTTTGCTCTTCCCGTTTCTTGAGTTTCAGCAACCGGGGATATTTTACAACTTCTGGAGTGATTGAACTTTCCGTGGCATCATCTCGTATCCTGGGTGGGGCAAACAGCTGAACTGATAGTAATGAGGGGGTATAAATGGAAAAGGAAAAGAGAGCTCCCTGCCTGAATGTCCAAGCTCCTGCAAACAGTCAGGTGTAACTGAAAACCATGACAGGCTCTTCTACTCTGAAACATGACCTGCCTCTTAATGGAGATGCTTTTCCTCCAAAATGCCGCCAGAGAGAAGTTTCTTACCAGCAGTTTCTGGGATACATATCTGGAGAGCACAATTGCTGCTATTCCACAGGAGATAGTCTGCAAAGGGAACACAAGTGTCAGGAAAATAAGGCACCACAAAAAGTTCCACAAGGTTACAAGCAGGGCCATACAGGTGGGAAGCCAAGCCCAAAAATCCAAATGCTGTATTCAAGATACAATTTATGCAAATAAGCACATTTGATAATTTTGCACAAATAATTTTTCATTCCAAGAACCAAAgtggttgttgcttttttaaaagaatccatAATCTTGGGCAAGAACTTACACTTGTGTTGATTTTTTGGATCCCATAATCATACAGCTTCAGCGACAAATTTTTTTATTATGAGTGCGAGAGTGTGTTGCAAGGAACCAGAGGTGTGCGTGTTGCTCCCTTCCCGCGGGTGGCAGATGGGCTCCACCCTCAGCATTACCCTAAATTAAACAGGGCATGCAACCCTAGGGGGCTaacggagagagagagacagctgaAAAGGGCATCCTGCCTCATTTTGGCTTCAGCCCCACCAAGTGCtggttctggccctgcccatggtTGGTATGCGGCCCCCAACAGATTAGCCTTGACAGAATGTAGCCCTCAATAGAAAAAAACTTCCTTGCCCCAAAAGTACTTTATTTCCCCCCCACAGGAGCGAACGGCAATTATGTTGCTTGTATGGAAGCCCATGAAGGGGTTGATCCAGGGGTGCCATTTGGGCATGAGCTACACCTGCTCCTAGTTCCCTCACTGTctggaatgaaggtcagagtgtgccCTGTTCCAGCTGTGCCCCAACTGTAGGATATTTATTGCATTTCACAGAACTTAACGGGAGCCAGTGAAAGCCATGCTTGCTCCTCTCTGCCTGCCCTCTGACCAGGTTTGTTTCTTGGTGTGGCACCACAGGGTGACAGGGCCGTGGGAGCTGGTAATGATATGCACATTACACATCAGTCTTCCTCCAGCAAAGATCATGCAACATAACACATACCAAGACGGCAGAGATCACCGAAACAATGTTGGAAACGGCATACTGCCATGAAATGGCATCCTGAGGGTTTGCAATATGGCGCAGGACTGTCCCATGAACCAGAGCTCCAGTGATGAAGTTCAGGTGACCAATGACTATCAGGATGAGCCCTGTTTTCATCAAGAGCTTCTGGGCACTGCTGGAATCAAGGGCATctgaaagagagaaaggaaagtCTTTCTTCCACGATGGAGGATAGAAACACACGAATTGTTCTGCcgattccagtgcatctccacttctctcttctgaaaacagaggcccacaacactagtcaaaccctgaccctttttactgtaaaatctggtgggagcagctcaagtGCTTTTCTTCTTATttcattcagcttcaaagagatttcgcaactgatcggcagattgACCCATTCCCcttccaagtgtggccaatggaaatgctttgctctgacgactagtgtgtttacaaccTGAGTTTACCATATAAGCCACTGACTCATGTGGACCCAGAGCAGGAACAACATTTCAAAAACACAGAATGTTAGAAAGTAAAGCATAGCTGTAAGAAAATGATCATTCTAATACCTGGTCCTTCCTCCCACAGTGAGCACACACAAATCAATCAAATAACAAGTGTTAAAATGGCCCTTAACAAAACACACGATCAAAAGTTAAAAGCAGCAGTGGAGCCTACAGAAACAGTCTTCACATCCCAAACACTTGGGATACAACTTTTGGAACGCCCTCCCTTGTGAGATCCAGCTGTCCCCTGCAGGTAGGGGGGGGGAAAGCTGGCTCTCActagggagggcgttccataagtTTCAACACACATATTCCTTCCAAAATACACATAAGGTCCTCTCTTTACATCAGAACCTCTTGCTGGATGAGTCCAAGAAgatccctctagtccagcatcctgtttctccccAGGACGCCCAGATGCAAGGCAGGAAGGCATTCGCTCACTCTCATGCTGGCACTCCCCAGCAACTGACAGTCAGAGGTAGACTACCTCCAAACTTGGAGGTTCTATATGGCCATTGTAACTAATATCCATTGGTAGGCTTCTCCTCcttcacaaatttgtctaatccccattTAAAGCCATCTGGCCCAGCAGCTGTCACAATGCTCTGGGGCAGAGAATTCCATCCATTATGTATTGTGTGAAGTTAGACCTTTTCTCATCTTttcctaaaatgtaaatgtactgccctcaagtccattccgacttatggcgaccctatgactagggttttcatgaggctgagaggcagtgactggctcgaggtcacccagtgagcttcatggctgcgtggggatttgaactgtagtctcccaggtcgtagtccaacaccttaaccactatgccacactggctctgcaaTCCTGAATTTACTGACAGTGTTCCCAAGTTCTAGCGTTGTGAGCAAGGAGGGGAAAACCCACTCTCCATGCCATAcctattgggttgtattcaactactaTTTATTTAGAGTAGAAATTAATGCCTATGACTAACTTAGGAGCAGCCCCTCACCCCTCttctttctaaaataaaaaatcccAAACATTGTAACCTGATGGTTTGGGTTGCCCTTTGCtgcaccttttccaattctaccaTATCCTGTTTGAAAGGGGACAACCAGAACCGTGTAGACTGAGCACTCAGTGTGGCCGATTTGTATAAAAGCATAACGATATTTTGATCCTTTCCTAAGAATCTCTGGCATgcaatttcctccccccccccgccaaactTGTGCATGCTACAATGTTTTCACTGAGTTTTCCCAGATGATCCCAATACCtacttcctggtcagtcactgccaactTAGACCCTTTCAAGCATGTCATATCTGAAGTTCAGATGCCTGTTAAATCCCCCCAGcatcctccctcttctctcctgtctgtcactccccctcttcttcctctctgCTTTTAGCATTCTGTgtgagctctccccccccccacattcttgtGCCAAGATACAGCTGAGGGGAAGGTAGGAGAGTGCAGCTACAGGACTTTTTGCAGAGCAGG of Rhineura floridana isolate rRhiFlo1 chromosome 15, rRhiFlo1.hap2, whole genome shotgun sequence contains these proteins:
- the TMEM54 gene encoding transmembrane protein 54, whose translation is MCWLDALDSSSAQKLLMKTGLILIVIGHLNFITGALVHGTVLRHIANPQDAISWQYAVSNIVSVISAVLTISCGIAAIVLSRYVSQKLLRWAVFSFSISSALLSLLCSMGLVVAIVLTFANNGRALLALCTFGDVDLIQITHECPFDPTRVYSSALALWGLSFLLDSVEIIFSIRCFLITLTLLNLRLCHRRTRKKKVSLQFVMAESREVCEGHDLLRLDHLETARL